In Verrucomicrobiota bacterium, the following proteins share a genomic window:
- a CDS encoding haloacid dehalogenase-like hydrolase, which produces MNPIKLLLPLIWLSGGVFSDPLPSWNNGETKEAIITFVDSVTDENSELFVPVEDRIAVFDNDGNLWAEKPVYPQVYFALDRIKAMAPDHPEWRTQEPYASVLRGDLQGLASSGEDGIVEIVVASHMGMTTSEFEEIAREWIQTARNPETGLLFTEMVYQPMLELLDYLRENDFET; this is translated from the coding sequence TCTGTTGCCCCTGATTTGGTTATCCGGCGGCGTATTCTCTGATCCACTTCCTTCTTGGAATAACGGCGAAACCAAAGAGGCGATTATCACTTTTGTTGATAGCGTTACAGACGAGAACTCAGAACTTTTCGTCCCAGTTGAAGACCGGATTGCGGTATTCGACAACGACGGCAACCTATGGGCGGAAAAGCCGGTCTACCCTCAAGTTTATTTTGCACTCGATCGAATCAAAGCCATGGCTCCCGATCATCCGGAGTGGCGAACACAGGAACCATATGCCTCGGTTCTTCGCGGCGATCTCCAAGGCCTTGCCTCCTCAGGAGAGGATGGCATCGTGGAAATCGTTGTAGCCAGCCACATGGGCATGACGACCAGTGAATTCGAAGAAATCGCACGAGAGTGGATTCAAACGGCGAGAAATCCTGAAACCGGGCTTTTGTTTACCGAAATGGTTTACCAGCCCATGCTCGAACTACTCGACTACCTGAGAGAAAACGATTTCGAGAC